The proteins below are encoded in one region of Streptomyces cyanogenus:
- a CDS encoding aldehyde dehydrogenase family protein, giving the protein MSSYFTDLAQQYIDGEWRPGTGSWDVIDFNPYDDEKLASITVATVDEVDQAYQAAARAQKKWAETNPYTRRAVFERALRLIEDREQEIAELIIAELGGTRVKAGFELHLAKEFLRESIHLALRPEGRILPSPTEGKENRVYRVPVGVVGVISPFNFPFLLSLKSVAPALALGNAVVLKPHQNTPIAGGTLLAKIFEEAGLPGGLLNVVVTDIAEIGDAFLEHPVPKVISFTGSDKIGRHVATVCARHFKRSVLELGGNSALVVLDDADVDYAVDAAVFSRFVHQGQVCMAANRVLVDASVAEEFTEKFVAKVRTLKVGDPRDPETVIGPVINSAQANAVSGTVEQALAEGATALVRGSTTNNLVEPTVLTGVPADSALLQQEVFGPVVFLVPFDGEEEAVRIVNDTPYGLSGAVHTGDVERGVAFAKRIETGMFHVNDGTVHDEPIVPFGGEKHSGLGRLNGETTLEAFTTVKWISVQHGRSGFPF; this is encoded by the coding sequence ATGTCGTCCTACTTCACCGACCTGGCCCAGCAGTACATCGACGGTGAGTGGCGCCCGGGCACCGGTTCCTGGGACGTCATCGACTTCAACCCCTACGACGACGAGAAGCTCGCGTCGATCACCGTGGCCACGGTCGACGAGGTGGACCAGGCCTACCAGGCAGCCGCCCGCGCCCAGAAGAAGTGGGCCGAGACCAACCCCTACACCCGGCGCGCGGTGTTCGAGCGGGCCCTGAGGCTGATAGAAGACCGCGAGCAGGAGATAGCCGAGCTGATCATCGCCGAACTCGGCGGCACGCGCGTGAAGGCCGGCTTCGAACTGCACCTCGCCAAGGAGTTCCTGCGCGAGTCGATCCACCTCGCGCTGCGCCCCGAGGGCAGGATCCTGCCCTCCCCGACCGAGGGCAAGGAGAACCGCGTCTACCGGGTCCCGGTCGGCGTCGTCGGCGTGATCAGCCCGTTCAACTTCCCCTTCCTGCTGTCGCTGAAGTCGGTCGCGCCGGCCCTCGCGCTCGGCAACGCGGTGGTGCTCAAGCCGCACCAGAACACCCCGATCGCCGGCGGCACCCTGCTCGCGAAGATCTTCGAGGAGGCCGGGCTGCCCGGCGGCCTGCTCAACGTCGTCGTCACCGACATCGCCGAGATCGGCGACGCGTTCCTGGAGCACCCGGTCCCCAAGGTCATCTCCTTCACCGGCTCCGACAAGATCGGCCGGCACGTCGCCACCGTCTGCGCCAGGCACTTCAAGCGCTCGGTGCTGGAACTGGGCGGCAACAGCGCGCTGGTGGTGCTGGACGACGCCGACGTCGACTACGCGGTGGACGCTGCCGTCTTCAGCCGGTTCGTGCACCAGGGCCAGGTCTGCATGGCCGCCAACCGGGTCCTCGTGGACGCCTCCGTCGCCGAGGAGTTCACCGAGAAGTTCGTCGCCAAGGTCAGGACCCTCAAGGTCGGTGACCCGCGCGACCCGGAGACCGTGATCGGCCCGGTGATCAACTCCGCGCAGGCCAACGCCGTCTCGGGCACCGTGGAGCAGGCGCTCGCCGAGGGCGCCACCGCCCTGGTGCGCGGCAGCACCACCAACAACCTGGTCGAGCCGACCGTGCTCACCGGCGTCCCCGCGGACTCCGCGCTGCTCCAGCAGGAGGTCTTCGGCCCGGTCGTCTTCCTCGTCCCGTTCGACGGGGAGGAGGAGGCGGTGCGGATCGTCAACGACACCCCGTACGGCCTGAGCGGCGCCGTGCACACGGGCGACGTCGAGCGGGGCGTGGCCTTCGCCAAGCGGATCGAGACCGGCATGTTCCACGTGAACGACGGCACGGTCCACGACGAGCCGATCGTGCCCTTCGGCGGCGAGAAGCACTCGGGCCTGGGCCGCCTCAACGGTGAGACCACGCTGGAGGCGTTCACGACCGTGAAGTGGATCTCGGTGCAGCACGGCCGCAGCGGGTTCCCCTTCTGA